One window of the Dongia rigui genome contains the following:
- a CDS encoding HlyD family secretion protein has protein sequence MRLSTVLALLVLIGAAAAGYVFWQERQSEAALKGFAVANGRIEVERVAVATKYAGRVAEILVDEGDLVKKGDVVARMDTAELQAELAEAEAGQRQAEQGIDQAQAEIGIRKADLALAEIELTRASTLQKKDAGTAAEVDRRRAQRDVAVAALKGAEAGVEDARAATLAAAARVARLATVIADMDLKAPTDGRVEYRLVKAGEVLAAGGQVATLLDLADVHMVVFFPTSVAGRVGIGSEARIVLDAAPEFVVPAKVSFVAAEAQFTPKFVETKTERDKLTYRIKVAIDHALLVKYRDYVKAGLTGNAYLKVEADAAWPDFLTVKLPPPSNGIATDGGGAP, from the coding sequence ATGCGCCTTTCGACCGTTCTTGCCCTTCTTGTCCTCATCGGCGCCGCTGCCGCGGGCTATGTCTTCTGGCAGGAGCGCCAGAGCGAAGCGGCGCTCAAAGGCTTTGCCGTCGCCAATGGCCGGATCGAGGTCGAGCGCGTCGCCGTCGCCACGAAGTACGCCGGCCGCGTCGCCGAGATCCTGGTGGATGAAGGCGATCTGGTGAAGAAGGGCGATGTCGTTGCCCGCATGGATACGGCCGAGCTGCAGGCCGAATTGGCCGAGGCTGAGGCCGGACAGCGACAGGCTGAACAGGGCATCGACCAGGCCCAGGCCGAGATCGGCATCCGCAAGGCGGATCTGGCACTGGCCGAAATCGAGCTGACACGGGCCAGCACATTGCAGAAGAAAGATGCCGGCACGGCCGCCGAGGTCGATCGTCGCAGGGCGCAGCGCGATGTCGCCGTGGCGGCACTCAAGGGCGCGGAGGCGGGCGTCGAGGATGCCAGGGCAGCGACGCTGGCCGCCGCCGCACGGGTCGCGCGCCTTGCAACGGTCATTGCCGACATGGATTTGAAAGCCCCCACCGACGGCCGCGTGGAATACCGGTTGGTGAAGGCGGGCGAGGTCCTCGCGGCAGGCGGGCAGGTGGCAACCCTGCTCGACCTCGCCGATGTGCATATGGTGGTGTTCTTCCCGACGTCAGTTGCCGGCCGTGTCGGCATCGGGTCGGAGGCCCGCATCGTCCTCGACGCCGCACCCGAATTCGTCGTGCCGGCCAAGGTCAGCTTCGTGGCAGCCGAGGCACAGTTCACGCCGAAATTCGTCGAGACCAAGACCGAGCGTGACAAACTCACTTATCGCATCAAGGTGGCGATCGATCACGCATTGCTGGTGAAGTACCGCGACTATGTGAAGGCGGGTCTCACCGGCAATGCTTATCTGAAGGTCGAGGCGGATGCCGCGTGGCCGGATTTCCTCACCGTCAAGCTGCCGCCGCCCAGCAATGGCATCGCCACCGATGGCGGTGGCGCGCCGTGA
- a CDS encoding alpha/beta hydrolase — translation MTLYVSLRQSLRAGSVTTARVFAGRAGSTDLTPVEASTYPTLFRGKDVLLAAHGFNVSGAEGINALGWLEARLQPRAGECFAGVLWPGDWWIPAVNYPAEAADAVQSGKHLAAFCNKHLKDARSLSLLSHSLGGRVMLETAKRLVPVSGRETPARVICLTAAAVDNDCLTRQYATVPGQCRTFANLASNNDRVLKYAYPAGDFFSDLFGDNDSPWSGALGLKGPKGAVGSNVHASQIPDTPPYDHGNYLPPSASTPPAATNPPQLWERAADFMARAFRDQTQTWP, via the coding sequence ATGACACTCTATGTCAGCCTGCGCCAATCGCTGCGCGCCGGCTCTGTCACGACGGCGCGTGTCTTCGCCGGCCGGGCCGGTTCGACCGATCTCACCCCTGTTGAAGCCAGCACGTATCCGACACTTTTCCGTGGCAAGGATGTATTGCTCGCCGCGCATGGCTTCAATGTCAGCGGCGCTGAGGGGATCAATGCGCTGGGCTGGTTGGAGGCGCGCCTGCAGCCGCGTGCCGGTGAATGCTTTGCCGGCGTGCTGTGGCCGGGAGATTGGTGGATACCCGCCGTCAATTATCCGGCCGAGGCTGCCGATGCCGTGCAGAGCGGGAAGCATCTGGCGGCCTTCTGCAATAAGCACCTGAAGGACGCGCGCAGCCTATCCCTTCTCTCCCACTCTTTGGGTGGGCGCGTGATGCTTGAGACCGCCAAACGACTGGTCCCGGTCAGCGGGCGCGAGACGCCCGCGCGGGTCATCTGCCTCACGGCCGCAGCGGTCGACAATGATTGTCTCACGAGACAATACGCGACGGTACCAGGTCAGTGCCGGACCTTCGCCAATCTCGCCTCCAACAATGACCGCGTTCTCAAATACGCCTATCCGGCGGGCGATTTTTTCAGTGATCTTTTTGGCGACAATGACAGCCCATGGTCGGGGGCGCTTGGGCTGAAGGGCCCAAAGGGTGCCGTGGGCAGCAATGTCCACGCCAGCCAGATTCCGGACACACCGCCCTATGACCACGGCAATTACCTGCCGCCATCCGCGAGCACCCCGCCGGCGGCGACAAACCCGCCGCAGCTTTGGGAACGGGCCGCGGATTTCATGGCCCGCGCGTTCCGCGATCAGACGCAGACCTGGCCCTGA
- the rbbA gene encoding ribosome-associated ATPase/putative transporter RbbA has translation MSEAGAGPVLPAVRLTGLQHRNNRHFALHDMSFDIAPGSTAALIGPDGVGKSTLLSLIAGTRRIQQGEVSVLGGDMASRRHRNRIAERIAYMPQGLGKNLYPTLSVTENIDFFAGLFGLHGNAAKDRRARLLRATGLDPFPDRPAGKLSGGMKQKLGLCCALIHDPDLLILDEPTTGVDPLSRRQFWQLIDDIRAERPGLTLITATAYMEEAARFDQLIAIDAGRLLASGPTPDVVAGAGAATLEEAFVALRHRAGLAGAAAERRALVLPPRPHRDGPPAIEASDLTCRFGDFTAVDRVSFRIEAGEIFGFLGSNGCGKTTTMKMLTGLLPATAGKASLLGQPVAAQDPLSRLNIGYMSQSFSLYEELSVHANLALHARLYQVPKAELQARIDDAVRRFDLADIVDRLPRDLSLGQRQRLQLAAACLHRPKVLILDEPTSGVDPEARDAFWRQIGQLSREDGVTIFISTHFMNEAARCDRISFMHRGRTLAVGTPTELAARHGDGDLENAFVHLIEMAEGIGRQAQAPATAAKTDAPVVARANALRRIGVFARREMLELRRDPIRLAFALLAPLFLMICFGFGMSFDVEHLRYAALDRDRSLESRTLMEGFGGSAYFTEMPAIQDFNALDQRLRSGDVQVAVEVPPNFGRDLLQGRKPQLGVFIDGSFPFRGETARGYVQGIALKQAMERARQTIGKFADPTPYKLEPRFRYNQDFKSVVAIVPGIMMLLLVLIPAMLTALGVVREKELGTIANLYASPAGIGEYLIGKQLPYIGVGCIAFALMTLVAIPVFGIYPKGSIPALILAVVLYQVATTGYGLLISAFCNSQVAALFAASILSIIPAVNFSGLLYPTATLEGAAKWIGLCFPASWYQTVSLGVFTKGLGFASFTKEFLALAAFGVAFLILARLCVSKQER, from the coding sequence GTGAGTGAGGCTGGCGCCGGGCCGGTTCTGCCTGCGGTGCGGCTGACGGGCCTGCAACACAGAAACAATCGGCATTTCGCGCTACATGACATGTCGTTCGATATCGCGCCCGGCAGCACGGCGGCGCTGATCGGTCCGGACGGTGTCGGCAAATCGACCTTGCTGTCGCTCATCGCCGGTACGCGCCGCATCCAGCAGGGTGAGGTGTCGGTCCTGGGTGGCGACATGGCATCGCGCCGGCACCGCAACCGGATTGCCGAACGCATCGCCTATATGCCCCAGGGCTTAGGCAAGAATCTCTATCCCACCTTGTCGGTCACCGAGAATATCGACTTCTTCGCCGGCCTCTTCGGTCTGCATGGCAACGCCGCGAAAGATCGCCGTGCGCGTCTGCTGCGCGCGACCGGCCTCGACCCCTTCCCCGACCGGCCGGCCGGCAAGCTCTCGGGCGGCATGAAGCAGAAGCTGGGGCTCTGCTGTGCGCTCATCCATGACCCGGACCTGTTGATCCTTGACGAACCCACCACCGGCGTCGATCCGCTGTCGCGCCGGCAGTTCTGGCAGCTGATCGATGACATCCGCGCTGAGCGACCAGGGCTCACCCTCATTACCGCCACCGCCTACATGGAAGAGGCGGCGCGCTTTGACCAGCTCATTGCCATTGATGCCGGGAGGCTGCTGGCCAGCGGGCCGACGCCGGATGTCGTGGCTGGTGCCGGCGCCGCAACATTGGAAGAAGCCTTCGTGGCGCTCCGCCATCGGGCCGGCCTTGCCGGTGCCGCCGCCGAACGACGCGCGCTGGTTCTGCCGCCGCGACCGCATCGTGACGGGCCGCCGGCGATTGAAGCCAGCGACCTCACCTGCCGGTTCGGCGATTTTACCGCCGTCGACCGGGTGAGCTTTCGCATCGAGGCCGGCGAGATCTTCGGCTTTCTCGGCTCCAATGGCTGCGGCAAGACGACGACGATGAAGATGCTGACCGGCTTGTTGCCGGCGACGGCGGGCAAAGCGAGCCTGCTGGGCCAGCCGGTCGCGGCACAAGATCCGCTGTCGCGCTTGAACATCGGTTACATGTCGCAGAGCTTTTCGCTTTACGAAGAGCTGTCGGTGCACGCCAATTTGGCTCTCCACGCTCGGCTCTATCAGGTGCCCAAAGCAGAACTCCAAGCGCGTATCGACGATGCCGTGCGGCGCTTCGACCTTGCCGATATCGTTGATCGCCTGCCGCGCGATCTGTCGCTGGGGCAACGCCAGCGTCTGCAATTGGCGGCGGCCTGTTTGCACCGACCCAAGGTCCTCATTCTCGACGAGCCGACCTCCGGCGTCGATCCGGAGGCGCGTGACGCCTTCTGGCGCCAGATCGGCCAGCTGTCGCGGGAAGACGGCGTCACCATCTTCATCTCGACCCATTTCATGAACGAGGCGGCGCGGTGCGACCGCATCTCCTTCATGCATCGCGGCCGCACCCTGGCCGTGGGCACGCCGACGGAGTTGGCGGCCCGGCATGGCGATGGCGATCTCGAGAATGCCTTCGTGCATCTTATCGAGATGGCAGAGGGCATTGGCCGGCAGGCGCAGGCACCCGCCACGGCCGCCAAGACCGATGCGCCGGTTGTCGCCCGCGCCAATGCCCTGCGCCGCATCGGCGTCTTTGCCCGGCGCGAGATGTTGGAACTGCGTCGCGACCCGATCCGCCTTGCCTTCGCGCTGCTGGCGCCGCTCTTTCTCATGATCTGCTTCGGCTTCGGCATGTCGTTCGATGTCGAGCATCTGCGCTATGCGGCACTCGACCGGGACCGCTCGCTGGAAAGCCGGACATTGATGGAGGGTTTCGGCGGCTCGGCCTATTTCACCGAAATGCCCGCGATCCAGGATTTCAACGCCCTCGACCAGCGCCTGCGCTCAGGCGATGTGCAGGTGGCGGTCGAGGTGCCACCCAATTTCGGGCGCGACTTGCTGCAGGGGCGCAAACCCCAGCTCGGCGTCTTCATCGATGGCAGCTTCCCCTTCCGCGGCGAGACGGCGCGGGGCTATGTGCAGGGCATCGCCTTGAAACAGGCGATGGAACGGGCGCGCCAGACGATCGGCAAGTTCGCCGATCCGACGCCCTATAAGCTGGAACCGCGCTTTCGCTACAACCAGGACTTCAAAAGCGTCGTCGCCATCGTCCCCGGCATCATGATGCTGCTGCTGGTGCTCATCCCCGCCATGCTGACGGCGCTGGGCGTGGTGCGCGAAAAGGAGCTCGGCACAATCGCCAATCTCTATGCTTCGCCGGCCGGGATCGGCGAATATCTCATCGGCAAGCAACTGCCCTATATCGGGGTGGGGTGCATTGCCTTTGCCCTGATGACGCTGGTCGCCATCCCGGTCTTTGGCATTTATCCCAAGGGCAGCATCCCGGCCCTCATCCTGGCGGTGGTGCTCTATCAGGTGGCGACCACAGGTTATGGTCTGCTGATCTCGGCTTTTTGCAACAGCCAGGTGGCGGCGTTGTTCGCGGCCTCGATTCTCTCCATCATCCCGGCCGTCAATTTCTCGGGCCTACTCTACCCGACCGCGACGCTTGAAGGGGCCGCGAAATGGATCGGCCTTTGCTTTCCGGCGTCCTGGTACCAGACCGTCAGCCTTGGCGTCTTCACCAAGGGCCTCGGCTTCGCGTCTTTCACCAAGGAGTTCCTGGCGCTGGCTGCTTTCGGCGTCGCGTTTCTCATTCTGGCGCGTCTGTGCGTTTCGAAGCAGGAGCGCTGA
- a CDS encoding DMT family transporter, translating into MSTDPAPPRPLLGIGLMLCAMGILPFLDVCAKELGRQGVPVVQIVWARLFFGMLLTLPFALRIVGPKGLMPDPPVMHTFRGLFLCGATFFFFWGLKFLPIADTLAIFFVQPLIITMLSPIVLGEKVGIRRWMAVIIGFIGTLIIIRPGFQAFNPGMVLALMAGLCLAIYMLLTRKMSGRNHAMVTTFHTNVSGAMLMSVAVIFVWQPPTPQQWLLFALMAAIATFGHFLIVKAYDHAEASLLAPFAYAEMIMAVVAGWYFFGDFPDRWTFVGVGILIACALYISYRERLRQVPPTVTGEHS; encoded by the coding sequence ATGTCAACCGATCCAGCGCCCCCCAGACCTCTCCTTGGCATCGGCCTGATGCTCTGCGCCATGGGCATCCTGCCATTCCTCGATGTCTGCGCCAAGGAGCTGGGCCGCCAGGGCGTGCCGGTGGTGCAGATCGTCTGGGCACGCCTCTTTTTCGGCATGCTGCTGACCTTGCCTTTCGCCCTGCGCATTGTGGGTCCAAAGGGGTTGATGCCGGATCCGCCGGTCATGCACACCTTTCGCGGCCTGTTCCTGTGCGGGGCGACGTTCTTCTTTTTCTGGGGCCTGAAATTCCTGCCCATCGCCGATACGCTGGCGATCTTCTTCGTGCAGCCGCTGATCATCACGATGCTGTCGCCGATCGTGCTGGGCGAAAAGGTCGGCATTCGCCGCTGGATGGCCGTCATCATCGGCTTCATCGGCACGCTGATCATCATCCGGCCCGGTTTTCAGGCGTTCAATCCGGGCATGGTGCTGGCCCTCATGGCCGGGCTTTGCCTTGCCATCTACATGCTGCTCACGCGCAAGATGTCAGGGCGCAACCATGCCATGGTCACGACCTTCCACACCAATGTCTCTGGCGCTATGCTGATGAGCGTTGCGGTGATCTTCGTCTGGCAACCACCGACGCCGCAGCAATGGCTGCTCTTTGCGCTGATGGCAGCGATCGCGACCTTTGGCCATTTCCTCATCGTCAAGGCCTATGACCATGCCGAGGCGTCGCTGCTGGCGCCCTTTGCCTATGCCGAGATGATCATGGCGGTCGTCGCCGGCTGGTATTTCTTCGGCGATTTCCCCGACCGCTGGACCTTCGTCGGCGTCGGCATCCTCATCGCCTGCGCGCTCTACATCTCCTACCGCGAGCGGCTGCGGCAGGTACCGCCAACGGTGACCGGCGAGCATAGTTAG
- a CDS encoding ABC transporter permease: MGNARLTRWFANVYRLGVKELMSLARDPVLLTLMLFCFTFSVYSVAHGVRTEVRNAAVAVIDGDGSQVSRRIVQALQPPYFLPPILIDRSQADAGLDRGAFTFVLDLPPGLESDLTAGRQPTIGLAVDATAMTQAGVGTTYISNIIDREVTAFLGQSATSSLVPVEVVIRAYFNPNFDSAWFMSVMQVVQNVTILSIILVGAAVIRERERGTIEHLLVMPVTASEIAAAKIWANGLVILVSVALSLHFVVQLWLGVPILGSVPLFLTAAAIYLFATTALGVLLATIANSMPQFAMMAIPCFVVMNLLSGATTPIESMPQFFQVVMKVLPSTHFVAAAQAVLYRGAGADIIWPQMLLMAGEGAVFLALALSRFRLMLARQG, encoded by the coding sequence ATGGGCAACGCGCGCCTCACACGCTGGTTCGCCAATGTCTATCGCCTGGGCGTCAAGGAATTGATGTCGCTGGCGCGTGACCCCGTGCTGCTGACCTTGATGCTGTTCTGCTTCACCTTCTCGGTCTATTCCGTGGCGCATGGCGTGCGGACCGAGGTACGCAATGCGGCGGTTGCCGTGATTGATGGCGACGGCTCGCAAGTGTCGCGCCGCATCGTCCAGGCGCTGCAACCACCCTACTTTCTGCCGCCCATCCTGATCGACCGCAGCCAAGCCGATGCCGGCTTGGATAGGGGCGCCTTTACCTTCGTGCTGGATCTGCCGCCGGGCCTTGAATCCGATCTCACCGCCGGCCGCCAGCCGACCATCGGCCTGGCGGTCGATGCCACGGCCATGACCCAGGCGGGCGTCGGCACGACCTATATCAGCAATATCATCGATCGCGAGGTCACGGCCTTTCTGGGGCAGAGTGCCACCAGCAGCCTGGTGCCGGTCGAGGTGGTGATCCGTGCCTATTTCAACCCCAATTTCGATTCCGCCTGGTTCATGTCGGTGATGCAGGTGGTGCAGAACGTCACCATTCTGTCGATCATCCTGGTCGGCGCCGCCGTCATCCGCGAACGCGAGCGGGGCACCATCGAGCATCTGCTGGTCATGCCGGTGACGGCGAGCGAGATCGCGGCGGCTAAGATCTGGGCCAATGGCCTGGTCATCCTGGTGTCGGTCGCCCTGTCGCTGCATTTCGTGGTGCAGTTATGGCTCGGTGTTCCGATCCTGGGATCGGTTCCGCTGTTCCTGACCGCCGCTGCCATCTATCTCTTCGCCACGACGGCTTTGGGCGTGCTGCTCGCCACCATCGCCAATTCCATGCCGCAATTCGCGATGATGGCGATCCCCTGCTTCGTGGTGATGAACCTGCTGTCCGGCGCAACGACGCCGATCGAATCCATGCCGCAATTCTTTCAGGTCGTGATGAAGGTGCTGCCCTCGACCCATTTCGTGGCGGCAGCACAGGCCGTGCTCTATCGCGGGGCCGGCGCCGATATCATCTGGCCGCAGATGCTGTTGATGGCCGGTGAGGGTGCCGTGTTCCTGGCGCTTGCGCTCAGCCGCTTCCGCCTGATGCTGGCGCGCCAGGGATAG
- the ettA gene encoding energy-dependent translational throttle protein EttA: MAAYQYIYVMKGLSKVYPGGKKTLENVWLSFLPGAKIGVLGHNGAGKSTLLKIMAGIDKEFNGEAWAADGVSVGYLAQEPQLDPAKDVLGNVMEGVGATAKLLEEFEAVSNAMADPDADFDALLAKQAELQEKIDAADAWDIQRTVEIAMDALRCPPGDADVTKLSGGERRRVALCRLLLSNPDMLLLDEPTNHLDAESVAWLEHFLEGYKGMVVAVTHDRYFLDNVAGWILELDRGQAIPFEGNYSGWLEQKSKRLEQESKTESSRQRTLDRELEWIRQGPKARQAKSKARVAAYEALLAQQNDKAQDQAQIYIPAGPRLGDLVIQAEHLNKGFGDRLLIEDLSFRLPPGGIVGVIGPNGAGKTTLFRMITGLEKADGGSFKVGDTVKLGYIDQSRDSLAPDKTVWQEISDGHDEIELGKRKMPSRTYVAGFNFKGTDQQKKVGQLSGGERNRVHLAKMLKGGANVLLLDEPTNDLDVDTLRALEEALLEFAGCVVVISHDRWFLDRIATHILAFEGDSHVEWFEGNYQDYEVDRHRRLGTDADQPHRIKYKPLIRS, encoded by the coding sequence ATGGCAGCGTATCAATATATTTACGTGATGAAGGGCCTCTCAAAGGTCTATCCGGGCGGCAAGAAGACGCTGGAGAATGTGTGGCTCTCCTTCCTGCCTGGCGCCAAGATCGGCGTGCTTGGCCACAATGGTGCCGGTAAATCGACGCTGCTGAAGATCATGGCCGGCATCGACAAGGAGTTTAACGGCGAGGCATGGGCCGCGGACGGCGTGTCGGTCGGCTATCTGGCGCAGGAGCCGCAGCTCGATCCGGCCAAGGATGTGCTGGGCAATGTCATGGAAGGTGTCGGCGCCACCGCCAAGCTGCTCGAGGAATTCGAGGCCGTCTCCAACGCGATGGCAGACCCCGATGCCGATTTCGACGCGCTGCTCGCCAAGCAGGCGGAGCTGCAGGAGAAGATCGACGCCGCCGATGCCTGGGACATCCAGCGCACGGTCGAGATCGCGATGGACGCACTGCGCTGCCCGCCCGGCGATGCCGATGTAACCAAGCTCTCGGGTGGTGAGCGCCGCCGCGTGGCGCTCTGCCGCCTGCTGCTCTCCAATCCCGACATGCTGCTGCTCGACGAACCGACCAACCATCTCGATGCGGAATCGGTCGCCTGGCTGGAACATTTCCTCGAAGGCTATAAGGGCATGGTCGTGGCCGTGACCCACGACCGCTACTTCCTCGACAACGTCGCCGGCTGGATCCTCGAACTCGATCGTGGCCAGGCCATCCCGTTCGAGGGCAACTATTCCGGCTGGCTGGAACAGAAGTCGAAGCGGCTGGAGCAGGAATCGAAGACCGAGAGTTCGCGCCAGCGCACCCTCGACCGCGAGCTGGAATGGATCCGCCAAGGGCCCAAGGCGCGCCAGGCGAAGTCGAAGGCGCGCGTTGCCGCTTACGAGGCGCTGCTTGCCCAGCAGAACGACAAGGCGCAGGACCAGGCGCAGATCTATATCCCGGCTGGTCCGCGTCTCGGTGATCTGGTCATCCAGGCCGAGCATCTCAACAAGGGCTTTGGCGACCGGCTGCTGATCGAGGATCTGTCGTTCCGCCTGCCGCCGGGCGGCATCGTCGGTGTCATCGGCCCGAACGGCGCCGGCAAGACGACGCTGTTCCGCATGATCACCGGTCTCGAAAAGGCCGATGGCGGCTCGTTCAAGGTCGGCGACACGGTGAAGCTCGGCTATATCGACCAGTCGCGCGACAGCCTCGCCCCGGACAAGACCGTGTGGCAGGAAATCTCCGACGGCCATGACGAGATCGAGCTTGGCAAGCGCAAGATGCCGAGCCGCACCTATGTCGCCGGCTTCAACTTCAAGGGCACCGACCAGCAGAAGAAGGTCGGCCAGCTCTCGGGCGGTGAGCGCAACCGCGTGCATCTCGCCAAGATGCTCAAAGGCGGTGCCAACGTGCTGCTGCTCGACGAACCGACCAACGATCTCGACGTCGATACGTTGCGTGCACTCGAAGAAGCATTGCTGGAATTTGCCGGCTGCGTCGTCGTCATCAGCCACGACCGCTGGTTCCTCGACCGCATCGCCACACATATCCTGGCCTTCGAGGGCGACAGCCATGTCGAATGGTTCGAAGGCAATTACCAGGATTACGAAGTCGATCGCCATCGTCGCTTGGGCACCGATGCCGATCAGCCGCACCGCATCAAGTACAAGCCGCTGATCCGTTCCTGA
- the uvrB gene encoding excinuclease ABC subunit UvrB, with amino-acid sequence MKPLQSDPVIQERPIGATDNLPGKPFKLVSDYRPAGDQPQAIEELIAGVRANERDQVLLGVTGSGKTFTVAHVIQAVQRPALVLAPNKTLAAQLYGEMKSFFPENAVEYFVSYYDYYQPEAYVPRTDTYIEKESSLNEQIDRMRHAATRALFERRDVIIVASVSCIYGIGAPETYSTMTITLKPGDVVDFNGLVRKLIELQYKRNETAFFRGTFRIKGDVLELFPAHLEDRAWRLSLFGDEIETIVEFDPLTGQKIAELPEIKIFANSHYVTPKPTLQQAVKLIREELKERLKELNAQNKLLEAQRLEQRVNFDMEMIEATGVCAGIENYSRYLTGRKRGEPPPTLFEYLPADALLFADESHVSIPQIGGMFKGDWHRKSTLSEYGFRLPSCMDNRPLKFEEWEAMRPQTVSVSATPGKWELGQTGGVFTEQVIRPTGLIDPVCIVRPTETQVDDVVAECKEAAKKGERVLITTLTKRMAEDLTEYLHEAGVRVRYIHSDVETLERIEIIRDLRLGAFDVLVGINLLREGLDIPECALVCILDADKEGFLRSRTSLVQTIGRAARNVDGRVLLYADKMTDSLEYALAETNRRREKQQAYNAANGITPESVKKNIGDIMSSVYESDHVTVDTGVLGDKHRLGHNLKTTLADLEKKMREAAGNLEFEEAARFRDEIKRLEALALEIPTSGGSIKGGLDASGKPLPAGDARPRARSTAGRPGIAPRFKDKKNRR; translated from the coding sequence ATGAAACCGCTGCAATCAGACCCCGTCATCCAGGAACGACCGATCGGCGCCACCGACAATCTGCCGGGCAAGCCTTTCAAGCTCGTGTCCGACTACCGGCCCGCGGGCGACCAGCCGCAGGCCATTGAGGAGCTTATCGCCGGCGTGCGGGCCAATGAGCGCGACCAGGTGCTCCTCGGTGTCACCGGCTCCGGCAAGACGTTTACCGTGGCGCATGTCATCCAGGCGGTGCAGCGCCCGGCCCTGGTGCTGGCGCCAAACAAGACCTTGGCCGCCCAGCTCTATGGCGAGATGAAGAGCTTCTTTCCCGAAAACGCGGTCGAGTATTTCGTCAGCTATTACGACTACTACCAGCCTGAAGCCTATGTGCCGCGCACGGACACTTATATCGAGAAGGAAAGCTCGCTCAACGAACAGATCGACCGCATGCGCCATGCCGCCACGCGCGCGCTGTTCGAGCGGCGCGATGTGATCATCGTCGCTTCCGTCTCCTGCATCTACGGCATCGGTGCGCCAGAAACCTATTCCACCATGACCATCACCCTGAAGCCCGGCGATGTCGTCGACTTCAATGGGTTGGTACGCAAGCTCATCGAACTGCAATACAAGCGCAACGAAACCGCCTTCTTCCGCGGCACCTTCCGCATCAAGGGTGATGTCCTGGAACTGTTTCCGGCCCATTTGGAAGACCGCGCCTGGCGCCTGTCGCTGTTCGGCGATGAGATCGAGACGATCGTCGAGTTCGACCCCTTGACCGGGCAGAAGATCGCGGAATTGCCGGAGATCAAGATCTTCGCCAATAGCCATTACGTGACGCCCAAGCCGACCCTGCAGCAGGCGGTAAAGCTCATTCGCGAGGAACTGAAGGAACGCCTTAAGGAACTCAACGCCCAGAACAAGCTCCTTGAGGCACAGCGCTTGGAACAGCGCGTCAATTTCGACATGGAGATGATCGAGGCGACGGGTGTCTGCGCCGGCATCGAGAACTATTCGCGCTATTTGACGGGTAGGAAGCGCGGCGAGCCGCCGCCCACCTTGTTCGAATACCTCCCCGCCGACGCGCTTCTCTTCGCCGATGAAAGCCATGTCTCGATCCCGCAGATCGGCGGCATGTTCAAGGGCGACTGGCACCGCAAATCGACTCTCTCCGAATACGGCTTCCGCCTGCCCTCCTGCATGGACAACCGGCCGCTGAAATTCGAGGAGTGGGAGGCGATGCGCCCCCAGACCGTCTCGGTTTCGGCAACGCCGGGGAAATGGGAGTTGGGCCAGACCGGCGGCGTCTTCACCGAACAGGTGATCCGCCCGACCGGCCTCATCGACCCGGTCTGCATCGTGCGCCCGACCGAGACGCAGGTCGACGACGTGGTGGCCGAATGCAAGGAGGCGGCCAAGAAGGGCGAGCGGGTGCTGATCACGACGCTCACCAAGCGCATGGCCGAGGATCTGACCGAATACCTCCATGAAGCCGGTGTCCGCGTGCGCTACATCCATTCCGATGTCGAGACGCTGGAGCGTATCGAGATCATCCGCGATCTGCGCTTAGGGGCCTTCGACGTGCTGGTCGGCATCAATCTGCTGCGCGAAGGCCTCGACATTCCGGAATGCGCCCTCGTTTGCATCCTCGATGCCGACAAGGAAGGCTTCCTGCGCTCGCGCACCAGCCTGGTGCAGACCATCGGCCGCGCGGCGCGCAATGTCGACGGTCGCGTCCTGCTCTATGCCGACAAGATGACCGACAGCCTGGAATATGCGCTGGCCGAGACCAACCGGCGCCGCGAGAAGCAGCAGGCCTATAACGCCGCCAACGGCATCACGCCGGAATCGGTGAAGAAGAATATCGGCGACATCATGAGTTCGGTCTATGAATCCGATCACGTGACCGTCGATACCGGTGTCCTCGGCGACAAGCATCGCCTGGGTCACAATCTGAAGACCACGCTGGCCGATCTCGAGAAGAAGATGCGCGAAGCAGCCGGCAATCTGGAATTCGAGGAAGCGGCCCGGTTCCGCGACGAGATCAAGCGCCTTGAAGCCCTTGCCCTCGAGATCCCGACATCGGGCGGCAGCATCAAGGGCGGCCTTGATGCCAGCGGCAAGCCGCTCCCGGCCGGTGATGCGAGGCCCCGCGCCCGCTCGACCGCTGGCCGCCCAGGCATCGCCCCCCGCTTCAAGGACAAGAAGAACCGTCGCTGA